The DNA sequence TCGCTCGGGTTGCTAACTATCAACGGCTTAGTGGCGGCCGATTATGCCCTAGTGCCGGTACAATCTGAATACTATGCGCTCGAAGGCTTAGGCCAGCTACTAAACACCATCAAACGCGTGCGCCAAGCTTTAAATCCCAAGCTAACTCTACTAGGCGTGGTGCTTACCATGCACTCTAGCCGCACTAGCTTGTCGGCTCAAGTTCAATCGGAGCTCCAAAAGCATTTCCCGAGCCATTTGTTTGACACCATAATTCCGCGTAATATACGATTAGCCGAGGCACCCAGTCATGGCAAGCCCATAATGTATTACGACCGGTTTGCCAGAGGTGCGTTTGCATATAAAAAGTTAGCCAAGGAGGTAATGACTCGTGCCAAGTAAAACCGATAGATTAGGTCGCGGTCTAGACGCCCTGATCCCAACCGATGTTGAGGAGTTTATGAGCGAAGATGCGCCCGAAGAGGTTAGACACTCAACACGCTCGGTGATCGACGTGGATGCCAGTGTAATTGTTCCAAACCCCAACCAGCCCAGAGGCGAATTTAGCGACGACGAGCTTAGGGATCTATCAGAGTCGATCAAAGCTTACGGCATTGTCCAACCACTGATTGTATCTAAAAAAGGTGAGGGCTATCAGTTGATTGCTGGTGAAAGACGCTTGCGAGCCGCTAAGCTAGCCGGGCTTAAGCAGGTGCCAGTAATAGTGCGTAGTTTTTCGGAGCAAGAGGGGCTCGAAGTAGCATTAATCGAAAACGTGCAGCGGGCCGATCTTAAACCACTCGAAAAGGCGGCGGCCTATAGCAAGCTAGTAAACGAATTTAACCTCAAAGTATATGAAATCGCCAGGCGTGTTGGCAAAGCCCAGCCAACCGTATCGAACACCATGCGACTTTTAAGCCTCGATAAAGGCGTAAAGGGCGCTTTGGCCGATGGTCGTCTTAGCGAGGGCCAGGCTCGGGCAATTCTAGGCGTGGGTGACGATCCACTGCTTCAGCGCCAACTTTTGGCTCGAGTGGTTAACCGCACCATGACGGTGCGCGAGATCGAAGATCTGGCCCGAACCTACAAGAGTAACCCCGATAAGCCGACCGCGGCTGCCAAGGCCAAAAAAGATCAAACTACAGAGCTAACCAAAGATCTAGGCAAGCGCTTAAGAGCCAAAGTATTTATTAAGCCTACCGCCAAAGGCGGCCGCCTAACTATCGAGTATACCTCCGAAGACCAGCTGCAAAAGATCTACAAACAGATTATTGGCGAATAATTATGCAAGATTCAGTTAATAGCTACCTACGTCAGTTATTAACTCAAATTGAAGAACATGCTCCCACCAAAGATGAGCAGAGGAAAATTGCCACAGATAAGGCTGGTTATATTTTTGACAAGCTAATGCGCAAAAAGTTTCGTCGCAGAATTGGTGAGACTACAAAAAAAGATATACACGAAAAAATAGAAGTTAGTCTAAAAGAAGGCAAACCGCTTCACTTCTGCATGCCGTTTGGTGGCTACAAACACTACTGGAATCCGTCTCATCCCGAACCAGACTGGGCCGAGCTATTTAACCTTCGCTATATGACAGATTATGTTTTACCGGTATTGGCTGTCCACGAGCCAGGAGTTGTCTTGGAGTACATATCCTGCGATGTAGTTCTCAGAGTTATGAACAACTATCCACAGGCTGCTCTAGATAGATATTTTGAAGCGTTTGGTAAGCTGATTGATTGGTACAGTCAATACGCTCCAAAGAATCTGAAGATCAATTTTTTTAGAACTGCCAACAAATACGATAGAGACAGGCTAATCCATCAGATAGAAGATGCTACTCCCGAACGGCTCAAAGAGTTTAGCAGGTTGTCAAAAGACGAGCAGGAATCGGAAATTCACAGAAGTGTTAGAAACATAATGTGGAATGGCGACAAGGACTTAACAGAACTTAGTGAAGCCGAGAAGCGAAAAAGAATAATTCTATCGAGGGTCATCGAGCTTGCTTACTATGAATTTGAGCCCCAGTATCTCGGCGACTACTATACCGAGGGCAACCATATAGATACATGGTTTTCTGGCGGGTTATCTCCAGATAACATCGATGAGAGCCTTACGCTTGCTGGTAGTTACGGCTCTGTTGTTGATTTCTGGATCGGCCGAGGCGTGTTGTTTAATGACGGTAGCAAGTTCCGCAGCACTATAATTTCGCAGCAGCAATATGCGGCTTTAAAAAACAAGATTAAAACTATTGAAGTTAAGCCACAGCTTGTGCCGCTCAAAAACTACCACCTAATCGAGGTAATCGAAAACCTATAAGTTGGTTTTTTCAGACTGTTTAGTGTGAACTTTTTCGGTCATTGTTTTTGTGCTGACGTAGCCTAGCGCATCAATATCTGGGTCAAAAAGCTCAACTAGTTCGAGGTCACTGCGCGGGAACACGCGGGCACCTTTACTTTTTTGCCACCTTGCAGTGATTTTTTGAGTTCATGATATTCTTTTTGTTCAAGGTAGAAGTCAATGTCACCCACCTGGGCTCGGTAGATGTCGGGCTTACGGATATACAGGTAAGTATAGGTGGTTTCAGGGATGTCGTCTTTGGTCTCAATAACGATTGGCTCATGAAGTTTGAAATACTTTTGTTTTGGGTCCTCAGACAACTCAGTAAGCTGCTTTCTTATGCCCACCAGCTTGTCGTACTCTTCATCGTAATGGCAAAAAACACCCGCATTGCCAGCATTTGGCAGATATTTGCCAAACGATTGCTTGCACAGTTTATAACAAGCAAAGTGAATATATTTTACGGCCTCAAGGAGCTCATCTTGATTTTGGATGGGGCTAAATCGATAGAGTTTCACATTTACTCCTGATAATCTGGATCTTGAATCAATTTGAATGTATTGAGCGGCAGCAGGCGAACTTCGCCAATACCGGCTATGAACTTCTGATCGAGCTGGCCCCAGTAGCGGCTGTCGTAGCTGCCATTGGGACTACGATTGTCACCCATAACAAACACCCGTTGGGGCTGCACGATCTCGTCGATATTGCCCTCGGTTTTGAAGGCCGTGCCTATGTAGTCCTCGTTGAGCACAAAGCCGTCGGGGCGCTGTTTGTTATATATGGTAACAACGCCGTTTTTAACTGTCACTCGCTCGCCGGGCAAGCCAATGGCTCGTTTAATAAAGAAAGTGCTGGGCTCGTTGGGATAGCGGAACACTAACACGTCACCGCGTTTAATGTCGAGGTTGTCGCGGGCGCCAAATAATGACTTAATGCTATTCCAGGTGAGTGGGAACTTGGAGATTATAAGGTAGTCGCTATTACTAAAACTGGGCTCCATACTGCTGCCACTAACGTAAAAGGCCTGAAATATGAAGTTGTTAATAATAAAAATGATGCCAGCAGTAACTAGCACGGTCACAACTAGTTCTTTTATAATCTTGCCGCCAGTCTTTTTTGGCTTTTCTGCAGGTTCGTTGGCAGTGGTCTCGTCGATGGTTTTTTTGCCGGCTCGGCTAGGGTCTAACCTCAGATTATTAGGATCGAGATTGGCTGGTGTAGCTGGGCGGTTGGCTGGCACCTGGCCTGGCTTAAAATGACTGCCTGGCTTAGGCAGCTCTTCTTCGGCCAGACGAGTATCGGGTTGCTCCTCTGGGTCTTTTGGCGTTTCGTCTTCGTCGTACATTTCATTTATTATAGCAAGCTTGTACCCTGCAGTGAAGCAAATATATACAAGGTACATAAGCAGTTTTGCAAGCGCTAACTGCTCGGGTATAATGATTTAATAATGCAACATAAAAAACTAACTGGCTCTGATGGCTCCAAGATCAATAAGCAAAACGAGGATGGTGCTAGCGTAGGTAAGCCGTCGACCGAGCCTTTTGTGGTTAAAAGTTTTAGTAGCGGTGACTTTCGATCGTCCCCAAATGTATTGCCAGCTGCACCTAAGGCCAGGCAGAAACGGCGACTATGGCTCAAAATCACCTTGGCGAGTGTGGTTCTTTTGTTGGTAGTTGGTGGGGTCATGGCTGCAAAGACGTATCTAAGTTTGCGCAAAGTTGTGCAAAAACGCGAAGGCGTAGCCGCACCGGCATTGGCCAAGGAGGTTACCCCGGCCACCCTAAAAGGCGAAGGCGATGGGCGGGTAAATGTTTTACTGCTAGGCAAGGGCGATGCCGGACACGCTGGTGAAGAGTTGACCGACACTATTATGGTGGCCAGCTATGATGTTAAAAATAACCAGGTAGCATTACTGAGTATTCCGCGCGATCTGTATGTCAAGATTCCTGGTGTCGGCTGGGATAAGATCAATTCTGCCAACGCCTATGGTCAGCAGACCAAACAGACTGGTGGCCCAGAGCTAGTTAAGCAGACTGTGTCTAAGATACTCGATGTACCGGTTCACTACTATGTGCTGGTAGATTTCTCGGCTCTACGACAATCGGTTGATGCAGTGGGCGGCATAGATAACATTGTGGTCGAGCAGGACTTGTACGATCCTGAATATCCCTGCGACAACAACGAAAGCCGATCGTGTGGCTTTAGGCTCAAGGCTGGCACATACAATATGGATGGTGCAACGGCGCTTAAATATTCGCGTTGTCGCAAGGGCGATTGTGGTGACGACTATGGCCGAGCTAAACGTCAGCAGCAGGTGCTAATGGCTTTGCGCGAAAAAGCACTAAAGCAGTCAATATTGACCGATCCCGGCAAAATTCTAAACATGATCAACATTGTTAGCAACAACATTAAGACCGATCTGCAGCCCAGCGAAATTCAACGCCTGGGTAGCATAGCCAAAGACCTAAACCCGAAAGATGTTACCAATCAGGTGCTCGACGTCGATAACAACGGGTTGGTTAAAAATGCTGCTATTGGTAATGCTAGTGTAGTGGTGCCAGCGGCTGGCATAGGCGAGTATAGCGACATTCAAGCTTTTGTGCGCACCTTGTTTGTTGATGGCTACATTAAAGCCGAGGGCGCCAGTGTGCAAATCGACAATGCTAGTAGTCAGTCGGCATTGGCGGTGAAGGTAGCAAGCCTATTGAAAAGCTACGGCTATAATGTTATAAAAACAGTGTCGGCCGACAAGGTGGCCAAGACGGCAATAGTCGATTGCACTAATGGTGGCAAGCCGTATACACTGCAGTATCTGCAAAACCGGTTTGGGGTCGCACCCCAAGCCTGTCCGCAAACTGGTTCGGGCGCGCCACCACCAGCGGACATCCGCATAATTTTAGGGGGCAACTACTATCAATCTCAAAGATCGAATTAAGCGTTTTCAGCTCTTGAGCCGAGATCAGCGCTACATTTTTTTGGTTAGTGCTCTGCAGGCACTGCTGGGGCTGTTTTTGTTGTATTTTACGCCCTACCAGGTGATTCTGCCGGTGTTGGTGTTGGCGCTAAATTACTTTTTGTTTCGACGGCTTATATTGAGCAAGCGGCGAGGCTTTTTGCTGATCAAGAGTCTGCGCTCAAGTCTGTGGCTGCTGCTGTGGTTTTTCTATCTGTTTAGTATTAATAGCATCAACCTCATACCGCTGCCGCTGTTTGTGGGCCTGACTGTTATTGGTGGCGGGCTGTATGGTCTAATCTGCTACCTAGACATTCAGCAAAATACCAGGATGAGCCTGCAAAACATACTAACTACCGCCTTACTGGTACTAGCCACTACCTGCGGGAGCTTGGCAATTATATTCTGGCATTGGCCGCTGGCTATAATTCTATTACTGTTCTGGCTAGTAAACTTTACGCTGGCACTGTTGTGGCTGTTGGAGTTTACCAACAACCCGCAGATTCTAGCTACCTTGTGGGCTTTGGCGGCAACCGAGCTGTTTTGGATAGCTAGCCGATGGGTGATTTTGTACCGAGTGCCACGCAGTAGTCTTATGATAAGCCAAATAAGCCTTATAATCGGCGCTTTGGCCTATTGTTGGGGCGGAATCTACTTTCACCATAAGAATCAAACCCTCAAGCGGTCACTGTTGTTTGAATACATCGTTGTTTCTAGTGTAATATTTATTGTACTAGTTTTATTAAGTAGGTGGAGCGTTGCCCTCTAGGCCTCCATCAAAATGTCACTTCCTATCGAAAGGTTGCACCGTTTCGGGTAGGGAGTCCAGCCTGGCCCTGATTGGGTCGGGGACGACAAGAACACAATAGAATGTTAAATAGGAAACTACATGCCCACCAAAACTGAATCAATCGTACCGGCTCAAACTAAAATAGCCAAGCCACTCAATCTCACCCGCATCATCGTTATAAGCGTAATTAGTGGGCTTCTAGCTGGCCTACTAGGGGCCTTTTTGTATTTACAAATCGTT is a window from the Candidatus Saccharibacteria bacterium genome containing:
- the lepB gene encoding signal peptidase I, which translates into the protein MYDEDETPKDPEEQPDTRLAEEELPKPGSHFKPGQVPANRPATPANLDPNNLRLDPSRAGKKTIDETTANEPAEKPKKTGGKIIKELVVTVLVTAGIIFIINNFIFQAFYVSGSSMEPSFSNSDYLIISKFPLTWNSIKSLFGARDNLDIKRGDVLVFRYPNEPSTFFIKRAIGLPGERVTVKNGVVTIYNKQRPDGFVLNEDYIGTAFKTEGNIDEIVQPQRVFVMGDNRSPNGSYDSRYWGQLDQKFIAGIGEVRLLPLNTFKLIQDPDYQE
- a CDS encoding LCP family protein, which gives rise to MQHKKLTGSDGSKINKQNEDGASVGKPSTEPFVVKSFSSGDFRSSPNVLPAAPKARQKRRLWLKITLASVVLLLVVGGVMAAKTYLSLRKVVQKREGVAAPALAKEVTPATLKGEGDGRVNVLLLGKGDAGHAGEELTDTIMVASYDVKNNQVALLSIPRDLYVKIPGVGWDKINSANAYGQQTKQTGGPELVKQTVSKILDVPVHYYVLVDFSALRQSVDAVGGIDNIVVEQDLYDPEYPCDNNESRSCGFRLKAGTYNMDGATALKYSRCRKGDCGDDYGRAKRQQQVLMALREKALKQSILTDPGKILNMINIVSNNIKTDLQPSEIQRLGSIAKDLNPKDVTNQVLDVDNNGLVKNAAIGNASVVVPAAGIGEYSDIQAFVRTLFVDGYIKAEGASVQIDNASSQSALAVKVASLLKSYGYNVIKTVSADKVAKTAIVDCTNGGKPYTLQYLQNRFGVAPQACPQTGSGAPPPADIRIILGGNYYQSQRSN
- a CDS encoding ParA family protein translates to MRVIAITNQKGGVGKTTTAINLSAAFAKAGKSVLLVDLDPQGNSSSGLGVAKNELENSLYDVLVGQFPAEQAVIKTAWDNLSILPTNSNLAGAEVELATVRGREFKLKHALEGLKYDYLVIDCPPSLGLLTINGLVAADYALVPVQSEYYALEGLGQLLNTIKRVRQALNPKLTLLGVVLTMHSSRTSLSAQVQSELQKHFPSHLFDTIIPRNIRLAEAPSHGKPIMYYDRFARGAFAYKKLAKEVMTRAK
- a CDS encoding ParB/RepB/Spo0J family partition protein, giving the protein MPSKTDRLGRGLDALIPTDVEEFMSEDAPEEVRHSTRSVIDVDASVIVPNPNQPRGEFSDDELRDLSESIKAYGIVQPLIVSKKGEGYQLIAGERRLRAAKLAGLKQVPVIVRSFSEQEGLEVALIENVQRADLKPLEKAAAYSKLVNEFNLKVYEIARRVGKAQPTVSNTMRLLSLDKGVKGALADGRLSEGQARAILGVGDDPLLQRQLLARVVNRTMTVREIEDLARTYKSNPDKPTAAAKAKKDQTTELTKDLGKRLRAKVFIKPTAKGGRLTIEYTSEDQLQKIYKQIIGE